One Drosophila virilis strain 15010-1051.87 chromosome 5, Dvir_AGI_RSII-ME, whole genome shotgun sequence DNA window includes the following coding sequences:
- the LS2 gene encoding splicing factor U2AF 50 kDa subunit has product MGRGRKEKHQSRSRNRRSRSRSHSKHRPTRSSSITSQPIQVKRRKERINSSWDIPPMGYEHLSPVQYKAMQASGQIASRIVPDAPPTGESAAIATVTRQARRLYVGNIPFSTTDEDMMAFFNEQIHRLNGTQGHDGNAVLTCQTNLDKNFAFLEFRSMDEATQAITFDGISYRGQTLKIRRPHDYHPVASITTAEIVEIAKGATQIHASNLPISPVVPDSPHKIYIGGLPTCLNEEQVKELLVTFGQLRGFNLVKDTITGQSKGFAFCEYLDPSITEQAIAGLNGMQLGDRKLVVQRSIAGVRNMVASQLPVLQVPGFPIDVSTCKATEVLCLLNMVLPSELLDNDEYEDIRTDIKQECAKYGKVKSLKIPRPIGDPPQTGCGKVFVRFESIEDCKKALNALSGRKFSGRIVMTSFYDLDKYKRKDFH; this is encoded by the coding sequence atggGCCGTGGTCGCAAAGAAAAGCATCAATCACGTAGTCGCAATCGAAGATCTCGTTCCCGTTCGCATTCCAAGCATCGTCCGACACGCTCCAGTTCCATAACAAGTCAACCGATCCAGGTAAAGCGCCGCAAGGAGCGCATTAACTCCTCATGGGATATACCACCGATGGGTTATGAGCATCTCTCGCCCGTACAGTACAAGGCGATGCAGGCAAGTGGCCAGATTGCCTCTAGAATTGTGCCGGACGCACCGCCCACGGGTGAGTCGGCGGCCATTGCGACGGTAACGCGACAGGCCCGTCGGCTGTATGTGGGCAATATTCCCTTCAGCACTACCGACGAGGATATGATGGCGTTTTTTAATGAGCAGATCCACCGTTTGAATGGAACACAGGGTCACGATGGCAACGCCGTGCTCACCTGCCAGACGAATCTAGACAAGAATTTTGCGTTTCTCGAGTTCCGTTCCATGGATGAAGCAACCCAGGCCATTACCTTTGACGGTATTAGCTATCGTGGCCAGACACTCAAGATACGACGACCGCATGACTATCATCCGGTTGCCTCAATAACCACCGCGGAAATAGTTGAAATAGCCAAGGGAGCGACGCAAATCCATGCCAGCAATCTACCCATTTCACCAGTGGTGCCAGATTCGCCGCATAAAATTTACATTGGTGGTTTGCCCACCTGTTTGAACGAGGAGCAAGTGAAAGAGCTGCTGGTGACCTTTGGCCAGCTGCGGGGATTTAATCTGGTGAAGGATACCATCACGGGCCAGAGCAAGGGTTTCGCCTTTTGCGAATATCTAGATCCGTCCATTACGGAACAAGCCATTGCCGGTCTCAATGGCATGCAGCTAGGTGATCGAAAGCTTGTAGTGCAGCGCTCCATTGCCGGCGTACGGAACATGGTGGCCAGTCAGTTACCCGTGCTGCAGGTGCCTGGTTTTCCCATCGATGTCTCCACTTGCAAGGCCACCGAGGTGCTATGCCTGCTGAACATGGTGCTGCCAAGTGAGCTGCTGGACAATGATGAGTATGAGGACATACGCACGGATATTAAGCAGGAATGTGCCAAATATGGCAAAGTGAAAAGTCTTAAAATTCCACGTCCGATTGGCGATCCACCCCAAACCGGCTGTGGCAAGGTTTTCGTGCGCTTCGAGTCGATCGAAGACTGTAAGAAGGCACTGAACGCATTGAGTGGCCGCAAGTTTAGCGGACGCATTGTGATGACATCCTTCTACGATCTAGACAAATACAAACGCAAAGATTTTCATTAA